Proteins found in one Panicum hallii strain FIL2 chromosome 4, PHallii_v3.1, whole genome shotgun sequence genomic segment:
- the LOC112889569 gene encoding keratin-associated protein 21-1-like, producing MAVKSVVLLCFVLASLLLVIQSVAYARELTEANGPEGKSVKRAGGPGHMDAKLLLGGFKHGSGYGKEGGYGGGYGNNGGYGGGNDPPSYGGGYGPGYGGGYGPGFDGGYKHHFHGGGGYGPGYGGGYGPGYGGGNSCPPCGAPSYGGGYGGPGYGGGNGGGNGGGYGSGSGYGGGGGYGGGYGGSSSP from the exons ATGGCGGTCAAGTCTGTAGTTCTTCTCTGTTTTGTCTTAGCCTCCCTCCTGCTCGTCATCCAGAGTGTGGCGTACGCTAGGGAGCTCACTGAAGCCAATG GGCCTGAGGGGAAGAGTGTGAAGCGTGCTGGAGGGCCTGGGCACATGGATGCAAAGTTGCTACTGGGTGGATTCAAGCATGGCAGTGGGTACGGAAAAGAAGGTGGGTATGGTGGAGGGTATGGAAATAATGGTGGGTACGGTGGCGGAAATGATCCGCCTAGCTACGGTGGTGGATATGGGCCTGGATATGGTGGAGGATATGGGCCAGGATTTGATGGAGGATACAAGCACCATTTCCATGGCGGTGGTGGCTATGGGCCTGGATATGGTGGAGGCTACGGACCCGGTTATGGAGGTGGGAATAGTTGCCCTCCATGCGGAGCTCCTAGCTACGGTGGTGGTTATGGAGGTCCAGGCTACGGTGGGGGCAATGGTGGGGGCAATGGTGGAGGATATGGTAGTGGCAGTGGGTATGGAGGAGGTGGGGGCTATGGAGGTGGATATGGTGGTAGCAGTTCTCCATGA
- the LOC112890510 gene encoding uncharacterized protein LOC112890510 — protein sequence MIGPLATAPGDFTHVLVAIDKFTKRIEYKPITKLCADRVVSFPNTIITDLGSNFHSHKLWEFCEVSAIEVKYVSVAHPRANCQVERTNGMILDGLKKRFYDENNRKGGKWIHEISSSLDEIPDKALRIKDGSRIFHYFSARVADSLGGAFASVVGF from the exons atgatagggcccttggCAACTGCGCCAGGAGATTTtactcacgtgttggtggccatcgacaagtttacgaagagGATCGAGTACAAACCAATTACAAAGCTCTGCgcagatcgagtggttagcttccccaacactatcattacGGATCTGGGATCCAACTTCCACTCACACAAATTATGGGAATTCTGCGAGGTCAGCGCcattgaggtcaagtatgtctcagtggctcacccgcgggccaactGCCAGGTTGAGCGCACCAACGGCATGAtccttgatggattgaagaaaagatTCTACGACGAGAACAACAGAAAGGGTGGCAAGTGGATCCATGAGATCTCGTCA AGCCTTGATGAGATCCCAGACAAGGCCCTCAGGATCAAAGATGGTTCAAGAATTTTCCATTATTTTAGTGCAAGA GTAGCAGATTCACTAGGTGGTGCATTTGCAAGTGTTGTGGGCTTCTAG